Proteins encoded in a region of the Nocardia asteroides genome:
- a CDS encoding amidohydrolase family protein: MSTQLLIGGRFYSASSPDATAMAVSDGTVVWLGAEQPGRVLHPDAEIVDLDGAFVAPAFVDPHVHLTALGLKLTGLDLSAARSLEHCLRLLRDYAEAHPDGAVLGDGWDETAWPDGRPPTVAEIDAAAGAGRQVYLSRVDAHSAVASSALLDTLPELATTDGFTRGQPVRAAAHHLVRTAALARLSRAQRDRARAAALDHAAAHGVVAVHECAGPEIAGRTDVRELLEFEHGVQVRAYWGEAVRSAEQARALIAELGVHALGGDLFVDGSFGSHTARLRAPYADETGCGRSYLDAEAIADHVRACTVAGIQAGFHVIGDAAMDAVVAGVRRVVAELGGPAVAALGHRVEHAELIHAEHIELLARWGVIASVQPGFDAAWGGPDGMYAARLGADRAATLNPFAAMASAGVALAIGSDAPVTALDPWAAVRAAANHRTPGHGLSPRAAFAAATRGAWRAGGVRDGVAGTLVPGAPASYAIWDADELVVVAAADSVQRWSTDPRSRVPGLPALESDSPLPTCLRTVHRGVTIYAK, from the coding sequence GTGAGTACCCAGTTGCTGATCGGCGGTCGTTTCTACAGCGCCAGTTCACCCGACGCCACGGCGATGGCGGTGAGCGACGGTACCGTCGTCTGGCTGGGCGCCGAGCAGCCCGGCCGCGTGCTGCACCCGGACGCGGAGATCGTCGACCTCGACGGTGCATTCGTCGCCCCCGCGTTCGTCGACCCGCACGTGCACCTCACCGCGCTGGGCCTGAAGCTGACCGGACTGGACCTGTCTGCCGCACGGTCGCTCGAGCACTGCCTGCGGCTGCTGCGAGACTATGCCGAGGCACATCCGGACGGCGCCGTCCTGGGCGACGGGTGGGACGAGACAGCCTGGCCGGACGGGCGGCCGCCCACGGTCGCGGAGATCGACGCGGCGGCGGGCGCCGGGCGGCAGGTCTACCTCTCGCGTGTGGACGCGCACTCAGCGGTGGCGTCCTCGGCGCTGCTGGACACGCTGCCCGAGCTGGCGACAACCGACGGATTCACCCGTGGCCAGCCCGTGCGGGCCGCCGCCCACCACTTGGTGCGCACCGCCGCGCTCGCGCGTCTGTCTCGGGCGCAACGGGATCGAGCGCGCGCCGCGGCGCTGGACCATGCCGCCGCGCACGGCGTCGTCGCGGTCCACGAATGCGCCGGCCCGGAGATCGCGGGGCGCACCGACGTACGCGAACTGCTCGAATTCGAACACGGCGTGCAGGTGCGGGCCTACTGGGGGGAGGCGGTGCGCAGCGCGGAGCAGGCCCGCGCCCTGATCGCGGAACTCGGCGTGCACGCCCTCGGCGGTGACCTGTTCGTGGACGGCTCCTTCGGTTCGCACACCGCTCGGCTGCGTGCGCCCTATGCCGACGAGACCGGCTGCGGCCGAAGCTATCTCGATGCCGAGGCGATCGCCGACCACGTTCGCGCCTGCACCGTCGCCGGTATCCAGGCGGGATTCCACGTGATCGGTGACGCCGCCATGGACGCGGTCGTCGCCGGTGTCCGACGGGTGGTCGCCGAACTCGGCGGCCCTGCCGTCGCGGCGCTCGGACACCGCGTCGAACACGCCGAACTGATCCACGCCGAGCACATCGAGCTGCTGGCGCGCTGGGGTGTGATCGCCAGCGTGCAACCGGGATTCGACGCTGCCTGGGGCGGCCCGGACGGCATGTACGCCGCGCGGCTGGGGGCCGATCGGGCCGCGACGCTGAATCCGTTCGCCGCCATGGCCTCGGCAGGCGTCGCCCTGGCGATCGGCTCCGACGCCCCGGTCACGGCGCTCGATCCGTGGGCGGCGGTGCGGGCCGCGGCCAACCATCGCACACCCGGCCACGGCCTGTCCCCACGCGCGGCCTTCGCCGCGGCCACGCGGGGGGCCTGGCGTGCGGGTGGGGTGCGCGACGGGGTGGCGGGGACCCTGGTACCCGGGGCTCCCGCGTCCTACGCGATCTGGGATGCCGACGAACTCGTCGTCGTCGCCGCCGCGGACTCGGTGCAGCGCTGGTCCACCGATCCGCGCTCGCGCGTGCCGGGATTGCCCGCGCTGGAATCGGATTCACCGCTGCCCACGTGCCTGCGCACCGTGCATCGGGGAGTGACGATCTATGCGAAATGA
- a CDS encoding FxsA family protein — MPALLFVLYVVVEVAALVTVGQLLGVLPAILVLIAGSVAGMLLVGSQGRRVFEQFRRAARGEVAPGTAVADGALVAAGGVLMFVPGLVTSLFGLLLLLPPTRLLVRPLVTAFAARRFRGLAAAASYRGVVIDGGEVVDGVVVGQWYDDGQGNARRAITSP; from the coding sequence ATGCCCGCGTTGTTGTTCGTGCTGTACGTCGTCGTCGAAGTCGCCGCCCTGGTCACAGTCGGTCAGCTGCTCGGCGTCCTGCCCGCCATCCTGGTGCTGATCGCCGGGTCGGTCGCGGGCATGCTGCTGGTCGGCTCGCAGGGGCGGCGGGTGTTCGAGCAGTTCCGCCGGGCCGCCCGCGGGGAAGTGGCGCCAGGGACCGCCGTGGCCGACGGCGCCCTGGTCGCCGCCGGTGGGGTGCTGATGTTCGTGCCCGGCCTGGTCACCTCTCTGTTCGGTCTGCTCCTGCTGCTGCCGCCGACGCGGCTGCTGGTGCGTCCGCTGGTCACGGCCTTCGCCGCACGCCGCTTCCGCGGGCTCGCCGCGGCCGCGTCCTACCGTGGCGTGGTCATCGACGGCGGCGAAGTGGTCGACGGTGTCGTCGTGGGGCAGTGGTACGACGATGGCCAGGGCAACGCGCGCCGCGCGATCACCTCGCCCTGA
- a CDS encoding response regulator transcription factor encodes MPITVLVVDDQELMRMGLKMVLGAHPDIEVVGEAANGAAAVARAAELRPDVVLMDVRMPVVDGVVATTRIVEAGHGSRVLVMTTFDLDEHALGALRAGASGFLLKDTPPEDLVSAIRSVAAGDAVVSPKVTKRLLDRLIAENPARTRDPGVLDVLTAREREVLEQIAAGRSNAEIAEQLYLSEATVKTHVGRVLTKLGLRDRVQAVVLAYETGLVRPGG; translated from the coding sequence GTGCCGATCACCGTTCTCGTCGTCGATGACCAGGAACTCATGCGAATGGGATTGAAGATGGTGCTCGGCGCACACCCTGACATCGAGGTGGTCGGTGAGGCCGCCAACGGCGCCGCCGCGGTCGCCAGAGCGGCGGAACTGCGACCCGACGTCGTGCTGATGGACGTGCGGATGCCCGTGGTGGACGGGGTCGTCGCCACCACCCGCATCGTGGAGGCCGGACACGGCAGCAGAGTGCTCGTCATGACGACCTTCGACCTGGACGAGCACGCACTGGGCGCGCTGCGCGCGGGAGCGAGCGGGTTCCTGCTGAAGGACACCCCGCCGGAGGACCTCGTTTCGGCCATCCGCAGCGTCGCCGCCGGTGACGCCGTGGTCTCGCCGAAGGTCACCAAACGCCTGCTGGACCGGCTCATCGCGGAGAATCCGGCGCGTACCCGCGACCCCGGGGTGCTCGACGTGCTCACCGCCCGCGAGCGCGAAGTGCTCGAGCAGATCGCGGCCGGACGCTCCAACGCCGAGATCGCCGAGCAGTTGTACCTGTCGGAGGCAACGGTCAAGACGCATGTGGGGCGGGTGCTCACGAAACTCGGCCTGCGGGACCGGGTTCAGGCGGTCGTGCTGGCTTATGAGACCGGGTTGGTGCGGCCCGGCGGCTGA
- the lnt gene encoding apolipoprotein N-acyltransferase: protein MRPAWAAVSRHPVAARSAAAIFAGLLLFGSFPPRPWWFLAPLGIAVLTLTVRGDGRLRAGFGYGFLGGLAFFVPLLPWTGIYVGPLPWLALSTVCALYVGVFGLLARLIGALPGWPLWVALAWTTAEWGRSSFPFGGFPWGRLAFGQAEGWFLSLAAVGGAPLVGFAVALTGTGTAALVSLLWRNTAGKGSGSAGDGIERPGRHTPSGPAPATRLGYAAAAFTLLVMPLTGLLLTSALPDPDEGDRTVTVAAIQGSVPRLGLDFNEQRRAVLDNHVRRTEELAAEVAAGRSPRPDVVIWPENSSDIDPLRNADAAALITAASERIGAPILVGAVLINPDRTTTNSVMVWNGAGGPGERHDKKIIQPFGEYLPMRGFFRLFSEYADRAGYFVPGNGDGVVHAAGIDIGVATCYEVAFDRSFEDAMRAGAQLLTVPTNNATFGDSEMTYQQLAMSRIRAVEHGRALVVAATSGVSAIIAADGAVRQETALFVPAALVAELPLRDGTTIATRIGPAPERLFVILTAVAVPAAVIRRRSSAREGARTGGRAVAGR from the coding sequence ATGCGACCGGCCTGGGCGGCGGTATCCCGGCATCCGGTGGCGGCGCGCTCGGCGGCGGCGATCTTCGCCGGGCTGCTGTTGTTCGGCAGCTTCCCGCCCCGGCCGTGGTGGTTTCTCGCACCGCTGGGCATCGCGGTGCTCACCCTCACCGTACGCGGCGACGGACGTCTGCGGGCGGGCTTCGGGTACGGATTCCTGGGCGGTCTGGCGTTTTTCGTCCCGCTGCTGCCGTGGACCGGTATCTACGTCGGGCCGTTGCCGTGGCTGGCGCTGTCCACCGTGTGCGCGCTGTACGTGGGCGTGTTCGGCCTGCTCGCCCGGTTGATCGGCGCGCTGCCCGGCTGGCCGCTGTGGGTGGCGCTGGCCTGGACCACCGCCGAGTGGGGTAGATCCAGCTTCCCGTTCGGCGGATTCCCCTGGGGCCGTTTGGCCTTCGGCCAAGCCGAAGGCTGGTTCCTGTCGCTGGCAGCGGTCGGCGGCGCCCCGCTGGTCGGATTCGCGGTGGCGCTCACCGGAACCGGTACGGCGGCGCTGGTCTCGCTGCTGTGGCGAAATACCGCCGGTAAGGGGAGCGGATCCGCCGGAGACGGGATCGAGCGGCCCGGGCGGCACACTCCGAGTGGACCTGCCCCGGCGACTCGACTCGGGTACGCCGCTGCGGCTTTCACCCTGCTCGTCATGCCGCTCACCGGTCTCCTGCTCACCTCTGCCCTGCCCGATCCGGACGAGGGCGATCGAACGGTCACGGTCGCGGCGATCCAGGGCAGCGTGCCGCGGCTCGGACTGGACTTCAACGAGCAACGGCGGGCTGTGCTGGACAACCATGTACGGCGCACCGAAGAACTGGCCGCCGAGGTAGCGGCGGGCCGCTCCCCTCGGCCCGATGTGGTGATCTGGCCGGAGAACTCCTCGGATATCGACCCGTTGCGCAACGCCGACGCCGCCGCCCTGATCACCGCGGCCTCCGAGCGGATCGGCGCGCCCATCCTGGTCGGTGCCGTGCTGATCAACCCGGATCGGACGACGACCAACTCGGTGATGGTGTGGAACGGCGCGGGGGGGCCGGGCGAACGGCACGACAAAAAGATCATCCAGCCCTTCGGCGAGTACCTGCCGATGCGCGGATTTTTCCGGCTTTTCTCCGAATACGCCGATCGGGCGGGATATTTCGTGCCGGGAAATGGTGACGGAGTTGTGCACGCGGCAGGTATCGACATAGGCGTCGCAACGTGCTATGAAGTGGCCTTCGACCGGTCGTTCGAAGACGCGATGCGCGCGGGCGCGCAGCTGCTCACCGTGCCAACGAACAACGCCACCTTCGGCGACAGCGAGATGACCTATCAGCAGCTGGCCATGTCCCGCATCCGTGCCGTAGAGCACGGTCGAGCGCTGGTCGTCGCCGCCACGTCGGGTGTCAGCGCCATTATCGCCGCCGATGGCGCTGTGCGGCAGGAAACCGCGTTGTTCGTGCCCGCAGCCCTGGTCGCCGAGCTTCCGTTGCGCGATGGCACCACTATCGCAACGCGAATAGGACCTGCGCCGGAGCGGTTGTTCGTTATCCTGACGGCTGTTGCCGTACCGGCCGCCGTTATTCGGCGGCGATCATCCGCGCGGGAGGGCGCCCGGACCGGCGGTCGAGCCGTCGCCGGCCGATAG
- a CDS encoding ribbon-helix-helix protein, CopG family: MATEQLTVTVSEELAAAVKRAAAAAGQSISGFTAAALRLELIAVEAGCLPTAAAGTGGAPPEYAEVMAVLAQSEDLARHPVLNG, from the coding sequence ATGGCCACCGAGCAACTCACCGTGACGGTGAGCGAGGAGCTGGCCGCCGCGGTGAAACGTGCGGCGGCTGCTGCGGGACAGTCGATTTCCGGATTCACGGCCGCGGCGCTGCGGCTGGAGCTGATCGCGGTGGAGGCGGGCTGCCTGCCCACGGCGGCCGCGGGGACCGGTGGCGCGCCGCCGGAATACGCGGAGGTGATGGCGGTGCTGGCGCAATCGGAGGATCTGGCGCGCCACCCCGTCCTGAACGGCTGA